From Cricetulus griseus strain 17A/GY chromosome 1 unlocalized genomic scaffold, alternate assembly CriGri-PICRH-1.0 chr1_0, whole genome shotgun sequence, a single genomic window includes:
- the Hsf2bp gene encoding heat shock factor 2-binding protein isoform X3, whose amino-acid sequence MATTRGEAAALGEGSGTEEAFRHIESKEEFVKVRKKDLERLTTEVMQLRDFLPRLLNADLMESFQKLKTVEKNLERKEQELEQLRLDCEHFKARLETVQADSGREKKEKLALRQQLNEAKQQLLQQAEYCTQMGAVTCTLLWGVSRSEEVVKAILGGDKALKFFNITGQTMESYVKSLDGDVKEVDSDENQFVFALAGIVTNVAAIACGREFLVNSSRVLLDTMLQLLGDLKPGQCTKLKVLMLMSLYNVSINSKGLKYISESPGFIPLLWWLLSG is encoded by the exons CACATAGAATCTAAAGAAGAATTTGTTAAAGTCAGAAAGAAGGACCTGGAACGTCTGACGACTGAAGTAATGCAGTTACGGGACTTCTTACCCAGACTACTAAATGCCGACTTAATGGAAAGTTTCCAGAAATTAAAGACTGTAGAAAAAA acctggaaaggaaagaacaagaatTAGAGCAGCTGAGATTGGACTGTGAACACTTCAAAGCCCGGCTAGAAACTGTACAGGCAGACAGCGGGAGGGAGAAGAAG GAGAAGTTGGCTCTGCGACAACAACTGAATGAGGCGAAACAGCAGCTCCTCCAACAGGCAGAGTACTGTACACAAATGGGAGCAGTTACCTGTACCCTCCTCTGGGGAGTCTCCCGCAGCGAGGAAGTCGTCAAAGCCATTCTGGGAGGA gACAAAGCATTGAAGTTTTTTAATATCACTGGTCAGACGATGGAGAGCTATGTGAAGTCATTGGATGGGGATGTCAAGGAGGTTGATTCTGATGAAAACCAGTTTGTATTTGCACTGGCTGGAATTGTAACAA ATGTTGCTGCCATTGCATGTGGCCGTGAATTCTTGGTGAATTCCAGTCGGGTGCTCTTGGACACCATGTTGCAGCTGCTGGGGGACTTAAAGCCTGGCCAGTGCACCAAACTCAAAGT TCTAATGCTGATGTCGCTGTACAATGTGAGCATCAATTCAAAAGGCTTGAAGTATATCAGTGAGAGTCCTGGATTTATCCCTTTGCTGTGGTGGCTTTTGAGTG